A window of Sulfobacillus thermosulfidooxidans contains these coding sequences:
- a CDS encoding class I fructose-bisphosphate aldolase — protein MERDEGAIMATQEIRAHLDQLNLSTGKKARLYRLLYGAGPANGTLMILPIDQGLEHGPRDFLDAPESQDPAFQFRIALDGHFSAIACQIGLAEKYYADYAGQVPLILKLNGKTEIPSDDEPISPLNASVEDAVRLGADAVGYTLYVGSPRQDEDFEQFRRVREDADRYGLPVVVWSYPRGAAIEQKGGRDSIYAIDYAARVAQELGADVIKLNVPKIDPARLAHAPKAYQREWTLESAVQQIIRSAGKSLVIFAGGEKGSQESALEKARLCMECGATGLIFGRNVWQQSYHDAMTLSEQIHQLLANYPG, from the coding sequence ATGGAAAGGGATGAAGGAGCGATTATGGCAACGCAAGAAATTCGTGCACATCTCGATCAATTGAATTTGAGTACGGGTAAGAAGGCACGGTTATACCGTCTGCTATATGGAGCGGGGCCAGCTAATGGTACATTGATGATTTTGCCCATCGATCAAGGGTTAGAGCACGGACCCCGTGATTTTTTGGATGCCCCCGAAAGTCAAGATCCTGCGTTCCAATTTCGCATTGCGTTAGATGGTCATTTTTCTGCCATTGCCTGTCAGATTGGATTGGCGGAAAAATATTATGCGGATTATGCCGGTCAAGTGCCCCTGATCTTAAAACTGAATGGAAAGACCGAAATTCCCTCTGATGATGAACCGATTTCTCCCTTAAATGCGTCGGTTGAAGATGCCGTCCGACTTGGTGCCGATGCCGTTGGGTACACCTTGTATGTCGGCTCTCCCCGCCAAGATGAGGATTTTGAACAATTTCGCCGTGTTCGTGAAGATGCTGATCGTTACGGCCTGCCTGTTGTTGTATGGAGTTATCCTCGGGGAGCGGCTATTGAACAAAAAGGTGGGAGAGATTCCATTTACGCTATCGATTATGCCGCTCGCGTGGCCCAAGAATTAGGTGCCGATGTAATCAAATTGAATGTGCCTAAAATTGATCCCGCCCGTTTAGCGCATGCACCCAAAGCCTACCAGCGAGAATGGACATTGGAATCTGCCGTTCAACAGATCATTCGTTCGGCTGGTAAATCGCTCGTCATTTTTGCAGGGGGCGAAAAAGGTTCTCAAGAAAGCGCACTAGAAAAAGCGCGCTTATGCATGGAATGTGGAGCCACCGGCTTAATTTTTGGCCGGAATGTGTGGCAGCAGTCTTACCACGATGCCATGACATTGAGTGAACAAATTCATCAATTATTGGCGAATTATCCAGGATAA
- a CDS encoding M61 family metallopeptidase, producing the protein MEYDVFAYELSVRTSYLDSQRGYFNGANVFLYPDTDIAYNIELEVIPYSHWDVATALTRLNKPGYHYAVPDYDTLVDSPVECGVFQRRSFVVDNVEHELIFTGFDDIDLSDLLRDLPPIIQSAKDIFGTPLPYNRYVFLVYGSIESGGGLEHKNSASIIFDRFMLHDPSKYPRVLALFAHEYFHLWNVKRLHPTNLGPFDYQHEVYTPLLWVLEGWTDYYAWILLVRSGVVDVFTVLDHFAEALRLLDLVPGRHVQSLVEASQDTWIKFYRPEGNTPNITISYYHKGALVALALDLALRKATGGRDSLDTVLRFLWMSYGDQGYPETAVDDALVRVGGPLMRQRLQQWVYGTDDIPAELFNVVGLKLLKEFKDAHQKVPYTGIITEKSGTDTVIIKHVLKDSPAEKAGLAPGDEWIALNGYRVRHDNLPGRLAQYAANTSIQVTVFRQHQLQTYSLTLGSPRPDAWRFITDPNAPEEARQQFSQWLGAPYP; encoded by the coding sequence TTGGAATATGACGTATTTGCATATGAACTTTCTGTGCGCACCAGCTATTTAGATAGCCAACGAGGATATTTCAACGGGGCGAATGTCTTCTTGTACCCCGACACAGACATTGCCTATAACATAGAATTAGAGGTTATTCCCTATTCCCATTGGGATGTCGCCACGGCACTCACCCGTTTGAATAAGCCGGGATATCATTATGCTGTGCCCGATTATGACACTTTAGTAGACAGCCCGGTAGAATGTGGGGTGTTTCAACGGCGCTCTTTTGTTGTCGACAATGTAGAGCATGAACTGATTTTCACGGGATTTGATGATATTGACCTCAGTGATTTGCTCCGAGATCTTCCCCCCATTATTCAGTCGGCCAAAGACATTTTTGGCACACCACTACCCTATAATCGCTATGTTTTTCTCGTTTACGGGAGTATAGAGAGCGGCGGAGGATTGGAACACAAAAATTCTGCCAGTATCATTTTCGATCGCTTCATGCTCCATGACCCGAGCAAGTATCCACGCGTCTTAGCCTTATTTGCCCATGAATATTTTCATTTGTGGAATGTTAAGCGTCTTCACCCAACAAACCTCGGGCCTTTTGATTATCAGCACGAAGTTTACACGCCCTTATTGTGGGTGCTAGAAGGATGGACTGACTATTACGCCTGGATTTTATTAGTTCGGTCCGGAGTCGTTGACGTCTTTACCGTTTTGGATCACTTTGCTGAGGCACTTCGCCTCCTCGATCTGGTACCAGGTCGCCATGTTCAAAGCCTGGTTGAGGCCTCTCAAGATACCTGGATAAAATTTTACCGGCCTGAGGGTAACACCCCCAATATCACCATCAGCTACTATCATAAAGGCGCTCTGGTGGCGTTGGCCTTGGATCTGGCCTTGCGCAAAGCCACAGGTGGCCGAGATAGTTTAGATACCGTACTCCGTTTCTTATGGATGAGTTATGGCGACCAAGGCTATCCCGAAACGGCCGTTGATGATGCTCTGGTTCGAGTGGGGGGACCTTTAATGCGCCAACGATTACAGCAGTGGGTCTATGGCACCGACGACATTCCCGCCGAACTTTTCAATGTGGTCGGTCTTAAACTGCTCAAAGAATTTAAAGATGCCCATCAAAAAGTGCCCTACACGGGCATTATCACTGAAAAATCCGGCACCGACACCGTAATCATTAAGCATGTACTCAAAGACAGCCCGGCGGAAAAGGCGGGATTAGCACCGGGTGATGAATGGATTGCATTAAATGGATATCGCGTACGTCATGACAATCTTCCAGGACGCCTCGCCCAATATGCAGCAAACACGAGCATCCAAGTGACCGTATTTCGCCAACACCAACTACAAACCTATTCCTTAACGCTCGGCTCACCCCGTCCGGATGCCTGGCGTTTCATCACGGACCCCAACGCTCCCGAAGAGGCTCGCCAGCAATTCAGCCAGTGGCTGGGAGCCCCTTATCCCTAA